The following are from one region of the Gloeocapsa sp. DLM2.Bin57 genome:
- a CDS encoding homoserine kinase codes for MSPTTVTVITPGTTANLGPGFDCLGAALTIYNRFEFKINPETSLKITVQGSESTGVSTSPDNLLYRAFSTLYQHIGQDIPGVEINIESGVPLARGLGSSATAIVAGLVAANYLAQNPLQPSEVLELAIATEGHPDNVVPAFLGNCQLSVANEKGWQICPIPWSERITPVVAIPDFELSTEVARSVLPKQIQRADAIFNVAHFGLLLRGLATNQGEWLRVALADRLHQPYREGLISGYQELRTEAIAAGAYGLVISGAGPTLLALVDSAQATAVESALAQAWSNLGITAMVKSLALDTQGTRIINEEYNIQE; via the coding sequence ATGTCACCAACCACCGTTACTGTAATTACTCCTGGAACAACTGCTAATCTAGGTCCTGGTTTTGATTGTTTAGGAGCAGCTTTAACCATCTATAATCGTTTTGAGTTTAAGATTAACCCAGAGACAAGCTTAAAAATAACCGTCCAAGGTAGTGAGTCAACAGGTGTGAGTACTAGTCCTGATAACCTGCTTTATCGAGCTTTTAGCACCTTGTATCAACATATTGGTCAAGACATTCCAGGGGTAGAGATTAACATCGAATCAGGAGTACCCTTAGCTAGGGGTTTAGGAAGTTCGGCAACCGCGATTGTCGCAGGTTTAGTCGCGGCTAATTATCTAGCTCAAAATCCTCTGCAACCTTCAGAAGTGTTAGAATTGGCGATCGCCACAGAAGGACACCCCGATAATGTTGTACCCGCTTTTTTAGGCAACTGTCAATTAAGCGTAGCTAATGAGAAAGGTTGGCAAATTTGTCCCATTCCTTGGTCTGAAAGAATTACCCCAGTGGTAGCTATTCCGGATTTTGAACTCTCTACCGAAGTAGCACGTTCTGTATTACCCAAACAAATCCAGCGTGCTGATGCTATTTTTAATGTGGCTCATTTCGGATTACTCTTACGAGGGTTAGCTACTAATCAAGGGGAATGGTTAAGGGTAGCTTTGGCTGATCGTCTTCATCAACCCTACCGTGAAGGTTTAATCTCTGGTTATCAAGAACTTCGCACCGAGGCGATCGCCGCGGGAGCTTATGGTTTAGTGATTAGTGGAGCAGGTCCTACTTTATTAGCCTTAGTGGATTCTGCTCAAGCAACCGCGGTAGAATCAGCTTTAGCTCAAGCTTGGTCAAATCTAGGCATTACCGCTATGGTTAAATCTTTAGCTCTTGATACTCAAGGAACTAGAATTATTAATGAGGAGTATAATATACAGGAATAA
- a CDS encoding DUF3531 family protein encodes MKVEFREFNPFDLWIWLEFETNPAPMEQQYVEEVFNSWFYLGKLGAFNAENLQVQDMGIDISYMEYVQQSDNQSLMSPMHNMSDFQYNGAWGRCWFDLGMSDLIAIDILINALKQLSQEYVPIQRLIIGGENEDWLTDDRSQETFVE; translated from the coding sequence ATGAAAGTAGAATTTAGAGAATTTAATCCCTTTGATTTGTGGATTTGGTTAGAATTTGAAACCAATCCCGCTCCTATGGAACAACAATACGTTGAGGAAGTGTTTAACTCCTGGTTTTACCTGGGAAAATTAGGAGCTTTTAACGCGGAAAATCTGCAAGTCCAAGATATGGGTATCGATATTAGTTATATGGAATACGTTCAACAATCAGATAACCAATCACTTATGTCACCCATGCACAATATGAGTGATTTTCAATACAACGGTGCTTGGGGTAGATGTTGGTTTGATTTGGGGATGAGTGATTTAATCGCTATAGATATCTTGATCAATGCTTTAAAACAACTTAGTCAAGAGTATGTACCAATTCAACGTCTCATTATTGGTGGAGAAAACGAAGACTGGTTAACCGACGATCGTTCCCAAGAAACTTTTGTGGAATAA
- the groL gene encoding chaperonin GroEL codes for MAKSIIYNEDARRALERGIDLLAEAVAVTLGPKGRNVVLEKKFGAPQIVNDGVTIAKEIELEDHIENTGVSLIRQAASKTNDVAGDGTTTATVIAHAMVKEGLRNVAAGANPIAIKRGIDKATEFLVEKIKEHAEEVKDSKAIAQVGSISAGNDQEVGQMIAQAMDKVGKDGVISLEEGRSMTTELEITEGMRFDKGYISPYFVTDTDRMEAVFEDPMILITDKKIALVQDLVPVLEQVARQGKALVIIAEDIEKEALATLVVNRLRGVLTVAAIKAPGFGDRRKQMLEDIAVLTGGQVISEDAGLKLESAKIEMLGSARRMTITKDSTTIVAEGNEQEVKARCEQIRRQIEETDSSYDKEKLQERLAKLSGGVALIKVGAATETEMKDRKLRLEDAINATKAAVEEGIVPGGGTTLAHLAPQLETWANENLTNEELTGAMIVARALPAPLKRIAENAGQNGAVVAERVKEKDFNVGYDAANNEFTDMLEAGIVDPAKVTRSALQNAASIAGMVLTTECIVVDKPEKDKAPAAPGGGDFDY; via the coding sequence ATGGCTAAATCAATCATTTACAACGAAGATGCACGTCGTGCTCTAGAAAGAGGTATTGACCTACTCGCAGAAGCAGTCGCAGTTACTCTCGGACCAAAAGGTCGTAACGTAGTACTAGAGAAAAAATTTGGTGCGCCTCAAATCGTTAATGATGGTGTAACTATTGCTAAAGAAATCGAATTAGAAGATCATATCGAAAACACAGGAGTTTCTCTAATTCGTCAAGCAGCGTCTAAAACCAACGATGTAGCAGGGGATGGAACAACCACAGCAACCGTAATCGCTCACGCAATGGTTAAAGAAGGTTTACGCAACGTAGCAGCAGGAGCTAACCCCATCGCTATCAAACGTGGTATCGACAAAGCTACAGAATTTTTAGTAGAAAAAATCAAAGAACACGCAGAAGAAGTAAAAGACTCTAAAGCGATCGCTCAAGTAGGCTCTATTTCCGCGGGTAATGACCAAGAAGTAGGTCAAATGATTGCTCAAGCAATGGATAAAGTCGGTAAAGACGGTGTAATCTCCCTCGAAGAAGGTCGCTCTATGACCACCGAGTTAGAAATTACCGAAGGTATGCGCTTCGATAAAGGTTATATCTCTCCTTATTTCGTAACCGATACCGATCGCATGGAAGCAGTATTTGAAGATCCCATGATCCTCATTACTGACAAGAAAATTGCTCTAGTCCAAGATTTAGTACCTGTTTTAGAACAAGTAGCACGTCAAGGTAAAGCCTTAGTAATTATCGCTGAAGATATCGAAAAAGAAGCTCTTGCTACCCTAGTAGTTAACCGTTTACGCGGTGTACTAACCGTAGCTGCGATTAAAGCTCCAGGATTCGGCGATCGTCGTAAACAAATGCTCGAAGATATCGCGGTATTAACTGGTGGTCAAGTAATTAGCGAAGATGCAGGTCTCAAACTAGAAAGCGCTAAAATAGAAATGCTTGGCTCTGCTCGTCGTATGACCATCACAAAAGATAGCACAACTATCGTAGCTGAAGGTAACGAACAAGAAGTTAAAGCGCGTTGTGAACAAATCCGTCGTCAAATCGAAGAAACCGATTCTTCCTACGACAAAGAAAAACTCCAAGAGCGTTTAGCTAAACTCTCTGGTGGTGTAGCTCTCATCAAAGTAGGTGCAGCTACCGAAACCGAAATGAAAGATCGTAAACTCCGCCTAGAAGACGCGATCAACGCTACCAAAGCAGCAGTAGAAGAAGGTATCGTACCTGGTGGTGGTACTACTCTAGCTCACCTAGCTCCTCAATTAGAAACTTGGGCTAACGAAAACCTCACCAATGAAGAGTTAACTGGAGCGATGATTGTTGCTCGTGCTCTTCCTGCTCCCCTAAAACGTATCGCTGAAAATGCGGGTCAAAATGGTGCAGTAGTAGCGGAAAGAGTCAAAGAAAAAGACTTCAACGTTGGTTACGACGCAGCTAATAACGAATTTACTGATATGTTAGAAGCAGGTATCGTTGACCCGGCTAAAGTAACTCGTTCTGCTTTACAAAACGCAGCTTCGATCGCAGGTATGGTTCTCACCACTGAATGTATCGTTGTGGATAAACCCGAAAAAGACAAAGCTCCCGCAGCTCCCGGCGGTGGAGATTTTGACTACTAA
- a CDS encoding co-chaperone GroES, with the protein MAAISINVTEVKPLGDRVFVKVSPSEEKTSGGILLPDTAKEKPQIGEIVAVGSGKINDNGTRIPLEVKVGDKVLYSKYAGTDVKLGGEEYVLLSEKDILAALS; encoded by the coding sequence ATGGCAGCAATTAGCATTAATGTAACCGAAGTTAAACCACTTGGCGATCGCGTTTTCGTCAAAGTAAGTCCCTCCGAAGAAAAAACCTCTGGTGGTATCCTTCTTCCCGATACAGCTAAAGAAAAACCCCAAATAGGCGAAATCGTCGCGGTAGGGTCAGGAAAAATCAACGATAATGGTACACGCATACCCCTAGAAGTAAAAGTAGGAGACAAAGTTCTCTACTCTAAATACGCGGGTACAGATGTTAAATTAGGCGGCGAAGAATACGTATTACTTTCAGAAAAAGACATTCTCGCAGCTCTTTCCTAG